The following proteins are co-located in the Paenibacillus sp. FSL H8-0079 genome:
- a CDS encoding immunity protein YezG family protein: MEQQMNDLYREIAETINELIPEDWENFYFNGEVENGEGGVFFFFKPINKHDYVYCRDILKNYNINSEIYKKTMRKLLKVTNDLKNIFIEDGQEPWFSITMKLTSEGKLNIIYDYTKWGESNFGPSDRLEYWESKYLNNIPQEENDRIKIEKMKQFEEAN; this comes from the coding sequence ATGGAACAGCAGATGAATGATTTATATAGAGAGATAGCAGAAACAATAAATGAATTGATACCTGAAGATTGGGAAAATTTTTATTTTAATGGCGAGGTAGAAAATGGAGAAGGGGGTGTTTTCTTTTTCTTCAAACCAATAAATAAACATGATTATGTTTATTGCCGAGATATTTTGAAGAATTACAATATTAATTCAGAAATATATAAAAAAACTATGAGAAAGTTGTTGAAAGTTACCAATGATCTAAAAAATATATTTATAGAAGATGGACAAGAGCCTTGGTTTTCAATAACCATGAAACTTACATCTGAAGGAAAATTAAATATAATATACGACTATACAAAATGGGGAGAATCCAATTTTGGCCCTTCAGACAGGTTAGAATATTGGGAAAGTAAATATCTGAATAATATTCCACAAGAAGAGAATGACAGAATAAAGATCGAAAAAATGAAGCAGTTTGAAGAAGCGAATTAA
- a CDS encoding nucleotidyl transferase AbiEii/AbiGii toxin family protein, which yields MSGKSVQLHTLNEDERFIVVLEALLKRASLVNSPFVLKGSLLTRQYLENPNVRYVDDIDFLYTGRIETEDQANEVFTDWMIRVTEMDLNDGIVFRSFRENAFWRRIDYAMADDFPTVNTELTFYIDSEPRVENEYKDEDELHLDISFNLDLDEKSVALSYQPLVGEAFVVPHTVPLSIQIAWKLHQTIVRPRFKDLYDLQHLLSNPSYDQQALKETLQTLVNECSMDPAITREAMKKVLVDDLHDVYSRLNYDYDLEYYAGSRSPEVYFMEFVSELRQTMNHAGINNDAYEHLPNCTNHK from the coding sequence ATGTCCGGAAAAAGTGTACAATTACATACCTTGAATGAGGATGAGAGATTCATTGTTGTGTTGGAAGCTCTATTGAAGCGTGCCTCTCTGGTGAATAGTCCATTTGTATTAAAAGGAAGCTTACTGACAAGACAGTATTTGGAGAATCCCAATGTTCGTTATGTGGACGACATCGACTTTCTGTATACAGGTCGAATTGAGACTGAGGACCAGGCCAATGAAGTATTTACAGACTGGATGATCCGAGTAACGGAGATGGACCTGAATGACGGTATCGTATTTCGAAGCTTTCGGGAGAATGCCTTCTGGCGCAGAATAGACTACGCCATGGCGGATGATTTTCCAACGGTGAACACGGAGCTTACCTTTTATATTGATAGTGAACCAAGGGTTGAAAATGAGTATAAAGATGAGGATGAACTGCATCTGGATATATCCTTTAACCTCGACTTGGACGAGAAGTCTGTTGCTCTATCGTACCAACCCCTAGTTGGTGAAGCTTTTGTCGTTCCTCACACCGTACCACTCTCCATTCAAATTGCATGGAAACTGCATCAGACGATAGTGAGGCCCCGGTTCAAAGATCTGTACGATTTGCAGCATCTGTTGTCTAACCCGTCCTACGATCAGCAGGCGCTCAAAGAGACATTACAGACCCTGGTCAACGAGTGCAGTATGGACCCGGCTATTACGAGAGAGGCTATGAAAAAGGTGCTGGTTGACGATCTGCATGATGTGTATTCGCGGTTAAATTACGATTATGACCTGGAGTATTATGCCGGTAGCCGCAGTCCTGAAGTCTATTTTATGGAGTTTGTTTCGGAGCTGCGCCAAACGATGAATCACGCCGGGATTAACAATGACGCATATGAACATTTACCAAACTGCACTAACCATAAATAG
- a CDS encoding RNA 2'-phosphotransferase has protein sequence MDLMKLSKELSYALRHAPWEYELELDEEGWVEISQLLVALHESPQWKEVTEDDLEQMIQASEKKRHEISSGRIRALYGHSTPHKISKSPAEPPENLYHGTPACAVNSIMEHGLQPRQRQYVHLSADIDTANQVGRRRDDQPVILRINAAQAAIDGILFYHGNENIWLADHIPARYILEA, from the coding sequence TTGGATCTGATGAAATTAAGCAAGGAACTCTCATACGCTCTGCGCCATGCCCCATGGGAGTATGAGCTGGAGCTGGACGAAGAGGGTTGGGTGGAAATTTCGCAATTGCTGGTGGCTTTGCATGAAAGTCCGCAGTGGAAGGAAGTGACGGAAGACGATCTGGAGCAGATGATCCAAGCCTCGGAGAAAAAGAGACATGAGATCTCTTCAGGCCGCATCCGGGCATTGTATGGACATTCCACTCCGCACAAGATATCCAAGTCACCTGCTGAGCCACCGGAAAACCTTTACCATGGTACCCCGGCATGCGCCGTGAATTCCATTATGGAACATGGCTTACAGCCGCGGCAAAGGCAATATGTACATCTGTCCGCAGATATCGATACAGCCAATCAGGTGGGGCGAAGACGTGATGATCAGCCTGTTATTTTGAGAATCAATGCTGCTCAAGCGGCCATAGATGGAATCCTCTTTTATCATGGAAACGAAAATATCTGGCTGGCCGATCATATTCCGGCACGTTATATTCTGGAGGCATGA
- a CDS encoding SDR family oxidoreductase has translation MKILVTGATGQLGSLVVKALLKTDSAKDLAVSVRNPEKAEALHAQGVDVRHGDFDQPETLEKAFAGVDRLLLISTDGDNETRIRQHQAAIDAAKSAGVGFIAYTSVVNAEKNTLSLAEVHRATEQAIRESGIPYSLLRNNWYLENEAGSVQAATQGAPWVHATNESQVGWATRSDYAHAAAAVLAGEGHENTVYELSGKLRTQAELAAIVGEVLGQEINVQNVDDTAYADIMKGAGLPDFVVSMLVDMQSAIREGALAVESNTLETLLGRPAQPLSEGIKAIVGK, from the coding sequence ATGAAAATTTTGGTTACTGGCGCAACAGGTCAATTGGGTTCACTGGTCGTAAAGGCATTGTTAAAAACAGATTCTGCCAAAGATTTGGCAGTAAGTGTACGTAATCCGGAGAAAGCGGAAGCTCTCCACGCTCAAGGTGTTGACGTTCGTCACGGTGATTTCGATCAACCGGAGACGTTGGAAAAAGCCTTTGCGGGAGTAGATCGTCTGTTGCTCATTTCCACCGATGGTGACAATGAAACGCGTATTCGCCAACATCAGGCTGCCATTGACGCTGCCAAGAGCGCAGGCGTGGGCTTCATCGCTTATACAAGCGTTGTGAATGCAGAGAAAAACACCCTTTCCCTGGCTGAAGTACATCGCGCTACAGAACAGGCTATTCGTGAGTCTGGCATTCCTTATTCCCTCTTACGCAATAACTGGTACCTGGAAAATGAAGCAGGCAGCGTGCAAGCAGCTACGCAAGGCGCACCTTGGGTTCATGCCACCAACGAAAGCCAAGTAGGCTGGGCTACCCGCAGTGATTATGCTCATGCTGCCGCAGCTGTACTTGCAGGTGAAGGACATGAAAATACTGTGTATGAATTGTCTGGCAAACTGCGCACTCAAGCTGAGCTGGCTGCCATTGTTGGTGAAGTGCTTGGACAGGAAATCAACGTGCAAAACGTGGACGATACCGCTTACGCTGACATCATGAAAGGTGCAGGTCTACCGGACTTTGTCGTATCCATGCTCGTTGATATGCAAAGTGCCATTCGTGAAGGCGCACTGGCTGTAGAAAGTAATACATTGGAAACATTGCTTGGCCGTCCGGCTCAGCCACTAAGCGAAGGTATCAAAGCAATTGTAGGCAAGTAA
- a CDS encoding Imm3 family immunity protein, translated as MKRNYEALFGAFYENYFYFNSEGMSGPEALACTCEAYFGMDKRGEMEKAVLSIAEGRIHLTHSKIFVKSKQKIIDALNSLDLNNLQHEIAPDDYQDILERRDMVLDGIESIPVDYSPNTRYYYFEIEKEVKNYFGILFNEKKDAIELVEEIMERFERECRSTLSEKIVVRTTLAELLIRYRINAKGEFLKIKNELEQFDMNDVGEQLSENEKLDLSMRIKEVLTKLQNL; from the coding sequence GTGAAACGAAACTATGAGGCTTTATTTGGAGCTTTTTATGAAAACTATTTTTATTTTAATAGTGAGGGAATGAGTGGTCCTGAAGCTCTTGCTTGCACATGTGAGGCATACTTCGGTATGGATAAAAGAGGTGAAATGGAAAAAGCAGTATTGTCTATTGCGGAAGGGAGAATTCATTTAACACATTCGAAAATTTTTGTTAAATCGAAACAAAAGATAATTGATGCATTAAATTCTCTAGATTTAAATAATTTACAACATGAAATAGCTCCAGATGATTATCAGGACATATTAGAACGAAGAGATATGGTGCTTGATGGAATTGAAAGTATACCTGTAGATTATAGTCCGAATACAAGATATTACTACTTTGAAATAGAAAAGGAAGTTAAAAATTACTTTGGGATTTTATTCAATGAGAAGAAAGATGCAATTGAGCTTGTTGAGGAAATAATGGAACGATTCGAGCGTGAATGTAGGAGTACATTAAGTGAAAAAATAGTTGTTAGAACAACACTTGCAGAACTACTTATCAGATATAGAATTAATGCTAAAGGGGAGTTTTTGAAAATAAAAAATGAATTAGAGCAATTTGATATGAATGATGTGGGGGAACAATTGTCAGAAAATGAAAAGTTGGATCTTTCTATGCGAATCAAGGAAGTTTTAACTAAACTTCAAAATTTATAG
- a CDS encoding WG repeat-containing protein: MKDNNLYKIKINEKYGFINKQGDIMIEPSYKAVNNFCEGLAYVWTFDDKEGYINTENEWVIELSADFLGDFEHGLALVYYKGKYGCINKQGEFVIESIFDRIHGINPGLSVIAEKDKKVGVFGVSGKIIIDPIFDVMGTFSNGLALVKRGTKFGFIDDRGELKIDYQFNSVSSFSEGLAEASVDGEFYGFINQQGEFLIQPEYYQVSSFSEGLGGFKLKANGKWGFIDHSGSRVIKDKFQSVGDFRNNLAPVESKDMYGYINKNGECIIKNIFTTADSFYNNLGCVTFNGEWGYVDEGGKWVFKPSNFDLW, from the coding sequence ATGAAGGATAATAATCTTTATAAAATTAAAATAAATGAGAAGTATGGTTTTATTAATAAACAAGGTGACATTATGATTGAGCCTTCTTATAAGGCTGTAAACAATTTTTGTGAAGGTTTAGCATATGTTTGGACGTTCGATGATAAGGAAGGATATATAAATACTGAAAACGAATGGGTCATTGAATTGAGTGCTGACTTTCTAGGGGACTTTGAACATGGCTTAGCATTGGTTTATTATAAAGGAAAGTATGGATGTATTAATAAGCAAGGAGAGTTTGTAATAGAATCGATCTTCGATAGAATACATGGAATAAATCCGGGGCTTTCAGTTATAGCGGAGAAAGACAAGAAAGTGGGTGTTTTTGGGGTATCTGGTAAAATTATTATAGATCCGATTTTTGATGTTATGGGTACATTTTCAAATGGATTGGCCTTAGTAAAGCGAGGGACAAAATTTGGTTTTATCGATGATAGAGGTGAACTAAAAATTGATTATCAATTTAATTCAGTTTCCAGTTTTTCAGAGGGATTAGCTGAAGCCTCAGTAGACGGTGAGTTCTATGGCTTTATTAATCAACAAGGGGAGTTTCTTATACAACCTGAGTATTATCAAGTTTCAAGTTTTTCCGAAGGATTAGGAGGATTCAAATTAAAAGCAAATGGAAAATGGGGATTTATAGATCACTCGGGGAGTAGGGTTATCAAAGATAAATTTCAAAGTGTAGGTGACTTCCGAAATAACTTAGCACCAGTTGAAAGTAAGGATATGTATGGATACATTAACAAAAATGGGGAGTGCATTATTAAAAATATATTCACAACAGCTGATTCTTTTTACAATAACCTTGGCTGTGTTACATTTAATGGAGAATGGGGCTATGTGGATGAAGGAGGAAAATGGGTATTCAAACCCAGCAATTTTGATCTTTGGTAA
- a CDS encoding T6SS immunity protein Tdi1 domain-containing protein: MSDKPTAFQFFVLEEKASDAVIENYKGLIPTEITDIWSEYGFGSILNGYLKIINPDDFKGILVDLYVRHEDSIPLFTTSMGDLIVWEKGRYLNLLNYRKGTVNVIAAGFDFFFEDINDESFLEEELDWLPFTEAIEKYGEIKFDECFGYVPILGLGGYERIESLSKVKLIGHIYLITQFMGPIE; this comes from the coding sequence ATGTCAGATAAGCCAACTGCGTTCCAGTTTTTTGTGTTAGAAGAGAAAGCATCGGATGCAGTTATCGAAAATTATAAAGGATTAATTCCTACAGAAATTACCGATATTTGGAGTGAATATGGCTTTGGAAGTATCCTGAATGGTTATTTAAAAATAATAAATCCTGATGATTTCAAGGGAATACTAGTAGACCTGTACGTTAGACATGAGGATTCAATTCCATTGTTTACTACATCTATGGGAGATTTAATTGTTTGGGAAAAAGGAAGATACTTAAACCTACTTAATTATCGGAAAGGTACGGTAAATGTAATAGCTGCTGGATTTGATTTCTTCTTTGAAGATATAAACGATGAGAGTTTTTTAGAAGAAGAGCTAGATTGGTTACCTTTTACTGAAGCAATTGAAAAATATGGTGAAATAAAATTTGATGAATGTTTCGGATATGTTCCAATTCTTGGACTTGGTGGATATGAAAGAATTGAGAGTCTAAGCAAAGTTAAACTTATTGGGCATATTTATTTAATCACTCAATTTATGGGGCCTATCGAATAA
- a CDS encoding Rrf2 family transcriptional regulator — protein sequence MRQISSRFSIAVHTLSLIAVMPNECTGDVIAQSVNTNPVIIRRIMSKLKQAGLIDVRPGVGGASLLKDPADITLLDVYRALEVVEDGELFNFHKHPNPKCPVGNMIEHTLRAELIEAQTAMEQRLNRVTIQQMMDQIHVSE from the coding sequence ATGAGACAAATCAGCAGTCGCTTTTCCATTGCGGTTCATACCCTGTCCCTGATCGCTGTTATGCCCAATGAATGCACCGGAGATGTTATCGCTCAGAGTGTGAATACGAATCCCGTGATTATTCGGCGGATTATGTCCAAGCTGAAACAGGCGGGTCTGATCGACGTCAGACCTGGTGTGGGCGGTGCTTCCTTGTTGAAAGATCCGGCGGACATTACCCTTCTCGATGTATATCGAGCGCTTGAGGTCGTGGAGGATGGGGAATTGTTTAACTTTCACAAACATCCGAACCCGAAATGTCCGGTGGGCAATATGATCGAACACACCTTACGTGCCGAACTCATTGAGGCTCAGACAGCCATGGAACAGCGCTTGAATCGTGTAACCATACAGCAGATGATGGATCAGATTCATGTCTCTGAATAA
- a CDS encoding SMI1/KNR4 family protein: protein MDIDENIIKSSYPPVSLQEIEIVEKKYNMIFPDDYKKFLMVKNGGKTGTRRRFTTNDDQKEGEIESSILMFFPLSNNLNNNSEQKYRLYTEANILSRIYYPIGETPRNNLVCIVVEGPNKGSVYHFDMDYDNYIEKKLPLEEEHIRLITESFTDLLDSLFVSQT, encoded by the coding sequence ATGGATATAGATGAAAATATTATTAAAAGTTCATATCCTCCTGTAAGTCTTCAGGAGATTGAGATAGTCGAGAAGAAGTATAATATGATTTTCCCTGATGATTATAAGAAATTTTTAATGGTAAAGAATGGTGGAAAAACTGGTACTAGAAGGAGATTTACTACAAATGATGACCAAAAAGAAGGTGAAATAGAGTCTTCTATTTTGATGTTTTTTCCTTTGTCTAATAATTTAAATAATAATTCAGAACAAAAGTATCGTCTGTACACAGAAGCAAATATTTTATCGAGAATTTATTATCCAATAGGTGAGACACCGAGGAATAATTTAGTTTGTATTGTAGTAGAAGGACCTAATAAAGGGAGTGTATATCATTTCGATATGGATTATGACAATTATATTGAAAAGAAACTTCCTCTAGAGGAAGAACATATCAGACTGATCACAGAAAGTTTCACTGACCTTTTGGATAGTTTATTTGTTTCTCAGACGTAG
- a CDS encoding SMI1/KNR4 family protein: MGIIWKHTVGDISEDIINKVEKKYGIQFPDDYRECVKNYNGGHPVPNIFSYDDGGEGVFDHLLSFTSEPNIVVVYEFISDFMPKGIFPFGTDPFGNQLCFDYRKSENSPSVVFLNNEEFGEDSITEVCNSFSELLETLHEASDEFY; encoded by the coding sequence ATGGGGATAATTTGGAAACATACGGTTGGAGATATTAGTGAAGATATAATTAATAAGGTTGAAAAAAAATATGGTATACAATTTCCTGATGACTATAGAGAATGTGTTAAAAACTATAATGGTGGGCATCCTGTACCAAATATATTTTCCTATGATGATGGAGGAGAGGGAGTTTTTGACCATTTACTAAGCTTTACAAGTGAGCCTAATATTGTTGTAGTTTATGAATTTATAAGTGATTTCATGCCAAAAGGGATATTTCCATTTGGAACAGATCCTTTTGGCAATCAGCTTTGCTTTGATTACCGAAAAAGTGAAAATTCACCTTCAGTTGTATTTCTTAACAATGAAGAATTTGGTGAGGACTCCATTACTGAGGTATGTAACAGTTTTTCTGAGCTCTTAGAAACATTACATGAGGCCAGCGATGAATTTTATTGA
- the imm48 gene encoding Imm48 family immunity protein — MTEFINADDINDVILAAAANELEQMVDKMCELIGTPLEQTTELERQVMAAFGFGAVYGITHRDQLAEPQAHALSIRMLIKPFNYSEQQAVDFADDLIRVASDREVHPVMNTIIHRGIDGHHQFNQEDDEGLARNIQEILTAVQSQQ, encoded by the coding sequence ATGACTGAATTTATCAACGCTGACGATATTAATGACGTAATCCTGGCTGCGGCGGCAAATGAGCTGGAGCAGATGGTGGACAAAATGTGTGAGCTGATTGGCACGCCTTTGGAACAGACGACAGAACTGGAGCGTCAGGTGATGGCTGCTTTTGGTTTTGGCGCGGTGTATGGCATCACGCATCGGGATCAGCTGGCGGAGCCGCAGGCGCATGCACTTAGTATCCGGATGCTGATTAAACCGTTTAACTACAGTGAACAGCAGGCGGTCGATTTTGCGGATGACCTGATTCGAGTGGCTTCTGACCGGGAAGTTCATCCGGTGATGAACACCATTATTCATCGCGGGATCGATGGGCACCATCAATTTAATCAGGAAGACGATGAAGGGCTGGCTCGTAACATTCAGGAGATTTTAACAGCGGTTCAATCGCAGCAATAG
- a CDS encoding antitoxin YezG family protein, translating to MEQPMDPLYPMIAEHILSMIPNDNWNQIYLYAEILDGSKEVYFYFNTSENDEFIYSHDIPEKYRLSEKTYDNLLLELQTKFKELRQIFIDNDQEAWTNLTLTLKHPGKLKIHYDYEDVIASEVTPTQRQMIFEYKYLGLLPEKEKNKQFVKNYLNSHNK from the coding sequence ATGGAGCAACCGATGGATCCTCTTTATCCCATGATAGCAGAGCATATTTTAAGTATGATACCTAATGATAACTGGAATCAGATTTACTTGTACGCCGAAATACTAGATGGATCCAAAGAGGTATACTTTTATTTCAACACTTCTGAGAATGATGAGTTTATATACTCTCATGATATTCCTGAAAAATATAGACTGAGTGAAAAAACTTATGATAACTTATTATTAGAATTACAAACAAAATTTAAAGAATTAAGACAAATTTTTATAGACAATGATCAAGAGGCGTGGACAAATTTAACCTTAACATTAAAGCATCCTGGTAAGTTAAAAATTCATTATGATTATGAAGACGTAATAGCTTCAGAGGTGACCCCAACTCAAAGACAAATGATTTTTGAGTATAAATATTTAGGTTTGCTTCCTGAAAAAGAAAAGAATAAACAATTCGTAAAAAATTATTTAAATAGTCATAATAAATAG
- a CDS encoding T6SS immunity protein Tdi1 domain-containing protein, producing MNISNFVFKEDMPTNVIEKYQSVIPIQLIEVWKEYGQGSLSNGYLKIINPDQYIELLQYTYSRANLAIPLFTTAMGDILIWEDGYLMALNFRKHEVNVIGKNFKYFFGDISDEYFLNKALDWSPYLEAFEKYGEPAYDECFGYVPLLGLGGAEKVENLKKVKFIEHIYIINHFMGPME from the coding sequence GTGAACATTTCAAATTTTGTTTTTAAAGAGGACATGCCTACAAACGTCATTGAGAAGTACCAATCTGTAATACCTATTCAACTAATTGAAGTATGGAAGGAATATGGACAGGGTAGTCTTTCCAATGGATATCTGAAAATTATTAATCCTGATCAGTATATAGAATTACTACAGTATACATATAGTCGAGCAAATTTAGCAATTCCTCTATTTACAACAGCAATGGGAGATATATTGATTTGGGAAGATGGATACTTAATGGCGCTTAATTTCAGAAAGCATGAAGTAAATGTTATAGGGAAAAATTTTAAGTACTTTTTTGGAGACATAAGTGATGAATACTTTTTGAATAAAGCTCTTGACTGGTCTCCCTATCTTGAAGCGTTTGAAAAATATGGAGAGCCTGCTTACGATGAATGTTTTGGCTATGTTCCTCTTTTAGGATTAGGTGGAGCAGAGAAAGTTGAGAATTTAAAAAAAGTTAAATTTATTGAGCATATATATATAATCAATCATTTTATGGGACCAATGGAATGA
- a CDS encoding pentapeptide repeat-containing protein — MVQNRDERTRIIEVFNRSKSNDEVIDGLDISDMDLTFLDLSHVMADGMIAKRVLLKASSLNEASFLDCDFEQADFNNSSLEGTDIADCSFSRANFYKANMKYAKINISMSSEACFGEVNLSQGELIGSTFINSDFRNANLSDINASQVSFSGTDLSKSNLSNGNFENGTFLNANLSEVNACNANFIEGDFSGATLCNGNFTAANFIGANLENVVWKGAIVEGALFDENVKDKIIKML, encoded by the coding sequence ATGGTTCAAAATAGAGATGAAAGAACAAGGATTATAGAAGTTTTCAATAGATCAAAATCCAATGATGAGGTCATTGATGGATTAGATATTAGCGATATGGATCTAACTTTCTTGGATTTATCACATGTTATGGCGGATGGAATGATTGCAAAAAGGGTTTTGTTAAAAGCATCTTCATTAAATGAAGCCTCTTTCTTGGATTGTGATTTTGAACAAGCTGACTTTAATAACTCCAGTTTAGAGGGAACGGATATTGCAGACTGTTCCTTTAGTAGAGCGAACTTCTATAAGGCAAATATGAAATATGCAAAAATAAACATAAGCATGTCTTCAGAAGCATGTTTTGGCGAAGTGAATTTATCTCAAGGAGAATTAATTGGATCAACTTTCATTAATTCGGATTTTCGTAATGCAAATTTATCTGATATCAACGCTAGTCAGGTGAGTTTTTCTGGTACGGATTTAAGTAAGTCTAATCTATCAAATGGAAACTTTGAAAATGGGACATTCTTGAATGCGAACTTGTCTGAAGTCAATGCTTGTAATGCTAATTTTATAGAGGGGGACTTCTCTGGAGCGACACTTTGTAATGGGAATTTTACAGCCGCTAACTTTATAGGTGCGAATCTGGAAAATGTAGTTTGGAAAGGGGCTATTGTGGAGGGGGCTCTATTTGACGAAAATGTTAAAGATAAAATAATTAAAATGTTATAA
- a CDS encoding polymorphic toxin type 15 domain-containing protein, whose translation MKQDSSKKKDKRKKGKETKTKPNESTEQQGKDKDLDTSKNNYKPNNKEEASGSDKSKLEPTEKTDQSNSSKESGNVTRNQVVISRIPEIKIIFKRNPKHDSAEFKRQLKDQEEGINQLTVDEFLKNRDRYLRDGRALEGDAAQKLARKKALQDKIDELRNEGFSFEEAEKKANEWIKGKAALHNPDQIAGGYPDNIGGLGDIRINSSLGSQLKNRIKDLDRQIREIAKNMTEEERKTTYLNIKLLE comes from the coding sequence GTGAAACAAGATTCATCGAAGAAAAAGGATAAACGCAAAAAGGGAAAAGAAACCAAAACGAAGCCGAATGAATCGACGGAGCAGCAAGGGAAGGATAAGGACTTAGACACGTCGAAGAATAATTATAAACCAAACAATAAGGAAGAAGCGTCTGGATCAGATAAAAGTAAACTAGAGCCTACAGAAAAAACTGATCAATCTAACTCATCAAAAGAGAGCGGAAATGTTACTCGTAATCAAGTTGTTATATCAAGAATTCCTGAAATTAAAATAATCTTTAAAAGAAATCCTAAACATGATAGTGCTGAGTTTAAAAGACAATTGAAAGATCAAGAAGAAGGGATAAATCAATTAACAGTAGATGAGTTTTTGAAAAATAGAGATAGATATCTAAGAGATGGTAGAGCTTTAGAGGGGGATGCCGCTCAAAAACTTGCTCGTAAGAAAGCTTTACAAGATAAAATAGATGAACTACGTAATGAAGGATTCTCATTTGAAGAGGCTGAAAAGAAAGCAAATGAATGGATCAAGGGGAAAGCTGCCCTTCATAATCCAGATCAAATTGCGGGTGGATATCCTGACAATATAGGCGGTCTAGGAGATATAAGAATCAATTCTTCTCTTGGATCTCAATTGAAGAACAGGATAAAAGATTTGGATAGACAGATTAGAGAAATTGCTAAGAATATGACAGAAGAAGAAAGAAAGACAACCTATTTAAATATTAAGTTACTGGAGTAA
- a CDS encoding endonuclease V, whose amino-acid sequence MMRVQNKLMNKIIDEFDKIQYDLTRKIKLENDFHKENILLIAGIDLAYWEENETTIAVCCICVVDFMTKKVIETKSMTDEIAVPYIPGYLSFRELPLILKTFNTLINKPDIVMFDGNVYLHPRNMGIATHASFYLNKPTIGIAQSYLKIDGVDFIMPDEEEGAFSDIVIHHKIYGRALRTHKSVKPIFVSCGNWINIDTATDHTLALINEESRLPVPVRQADLETKK is encoded by the coding sequence ATGATGCGCGTGCAAAATAAGTTAATGAATAAAATAATAGATGAATTTGATAAAATTCAGTATGATTTAACTCGGAAAATAAAATTAGAAAATGATTTCCACAAAGAAAATATTCTGCTGATTGCAGGTATTGACCTGGCATATTGGGAGGAAAATGAAACGACAATTGCAGTTTGTTGTATATGTGTCGTGGATTTTATGACGAAAAAAGTTATAGAGACGAAATCTATGACAGATGAAATTGCGGTCCCGTATATACCAGGATATTTATCTTTCAGAGAATTACCATTAATTTTAAAAACATTTAACACCTTAATTAATAAACCAGATATCGTTATGTTTGATGGAAATGTGTACTTACACCCTAGGAATATGGGAATAGCAACGCATGCTTCCTTTTATTTAAATAAACCAACAATAGGCATTGCACAAAGCTACTTGAAAATTGACGGGGTTGATTTTATTATGCCCGATGAAGAAGAAGGGGCTTTCTCTGATATTGTGATACATCACAAAATCTATGGGAGAGCATTACGAACACATAAAAGTGTTAAGCCCATTTTCGTCTCCTGTGGTAATTGGATAAATATCGATACTGCCACAGACCATACATTAGCGTTAATTAATGAGGAAAGTAGACTCCCTGTACCAGTCAGACAAGCAGATTTAGAAACAAAAAAATGA